GCTCACACAAGTCTAGATTGCTGGCATGGTTTACGAGAACACTGTTCGGAGGAACGATATCCAGCCGCTACATGAGCCCTATCCGTTTAATGCACAGCATCTTGTTTCCACCGCGTTGGAGCTCGTAAGGCACGGTTCGGATTTCACGGTGGTAGCCATTGCGTGTCAGATCCTCCAAAAGCGGCGAGAGATAGGGAGACGGCTTCAACGCGAGAGTAAGCAGGGGAAAGACGCGGACTTCTTTCGCGACGCGCAACATCTCAAAGACAGCGGCACGGTGAAACTCGTAGGAAAAGTGATCCGAATATAAGAATAGAAAATGTGAACAAAGGGCAAGCTCAAACTGTGCGTCAGAACAATTCAGTCGGGGAAGCTCGCCGGTGACATAACGACCGTCGGCTTTCCCTTGTTCGTAGTCGGTGAGAAATCGCGTGAGTACCTGAATGCGAC
The Candidatus Nitrospira nitrosa DNA segment above includes these coding regions:
- a CDS encoding SAM-dependent methyltransferase; amino-acid sequence: MAMELDQVVPFGRSLNEYQAMFSLSSDDLDKKIIGVADGPASFNAEMQVLGKRVLSVDPLYAFSAAEIEQRFYAVVDGIIRQITETPNDWVWTFHQSPEQLRERRIQVLTRFLTDYEQGKADGRYVTGELPRLNCSDAQFELALCSHFLFLYSDHFSYEFHRAAVFEMLRVAKEVRVFPLLTLALKPSPYLSPLLEDLTRNGYHREIRTVPYELQRGGNKMLCIKRIGLM